One genomic window of Medicago truncatula cultivar Jemalong A17 chromosome 1, MtrunA17r5.0-ANR, whole genome shotgun sequence includes the following:
- the LOC25484477 gene encoding guanine nucleotide-binding protein subunit gamma 2 isoform X3: protein MQSDGSQSDNPTTHFVQSQSFSTSSDTRGKHRIHAELKRLEQETRYLEEELEKLERMDKASASCKEMLSNVEKRPDPLLPFWSLKSYMG, encoded by the exons ATGCAATCGGATGGGTCTCAATCCGATAACCCGACGACCCACTTTGTTCAGTCTCAGTCTTTTTCAACTTCTTCAGATACAAGAGGGAAACATAGGATACATGCTGAACTTAAACGGTTGGAACAAGAAACAAGGTACCTAGAG GAAGAGCTGGAAAAGCTTGAGAGGATGGACAAAGCATCTGCATCGTGTAAAGA GATGCTTAGCAATGTCGAGAAAAGGCCTGACCCATTACTTCCATT TTGGTCCCTTAAATCCTATATGGGATAG
- the LOC25484477 gene encoding guanine nucleotide-binding protein subunit gamma 1 isoform X2, with protein MQSDGSQSDNPTTHFVQSQSFSTSSDTRGKHRIHAELKRLEQETRKSWKSLRGWTKHLHRVKRCLAMSRKGLTHYFHFGPLNPIWDRWFEGPQDSKGCCRCWIL; from the exons ATGCAATCGGATGGGTCTCAATCCGATAACCCGACGACCCACTTTGTTCAGTCTCAGTCTTTTTCAACTTCTTCAGATACAAGAGGGAAACATAGGATACATGCTGAACTTAAACGGTTGGAACAAGAAACAAG GAAGAGCTGGAAAAGCTTGAGAGGATGGACAAAGCATCTGCATCGTGTAAAGA GATGCTTAGCAATGTCGAGAAAAGGCCTGACCCATTACTTCCATT TTGGTCCCTTAAATCCTATATGGGATAGATGGTTTGAAGGACCCCAAGATTCCAAAGGCTGCTGCAGATGTTGGATTCTCTGA
- the LOC25484477 gene encoding guanine nucleotide-binding protein subunit gamma 2 isoform X1: MQSDGSQSDNPTTHFVQSQSFSTSSDTRGKHRIHAELKRLEQETRYLEEELEKLERMDKASASCKEMLSNVEKRPDPLLPLTVGPLNPIWDRWFEGPQDSKGCCRCWIL, translated from the exons ATGCAATCGGATGGGTCTCAATCCGATAACCCGACGACCCACTTTGTTCAGTCTCAGTCTTTTTCAACTTCTTCAGATACAAGAGGGAAACATAGGATACATGCTGAACTTAAACGGTTGGAACAAGAAACAAGGTACCTAGAG GAAGAGCTGGAAAAGCTTGAGAGGATGGACAAAGCATCTGCATCGTGTAAAGA GATGCTTAGCAATGTCGAGAAAAGGCCTGACCCATTACTTCCATT AACAGTTGGTCCCTTAAATCCTATATGGGATAGATGGTTTGAAGGACCCCAAGATTCCAAAGGCTGCTGCAGATGTTGGATTCTCTGA